One window of Planctomycetia bacterium genomic DNA carries:
- the infA gene encoding translation initiation factor IF-1 — translation MANTEAIEVEAEVLQALPNTMFRCEFELAGKKQLVLGHISGRLRKNFIRILPGDKVRVELSPYDLTRGRITRRL, via the coding sequence ATGGCGAACACAGAAGCAATTGAAGTCGAAGCGGAAGTCCTGCAGGCCCTGCCGAATACCATGTTTCGCTGCGAGTTTGAACTCGCCGGCAAGAAGCAGCTCGTCCTCGGTCACATCTCCGGCAGGCTCCGCAAGAACTTCATTCGCATTCTGCCCGGCGACAAGGTCCGCGTCGAGCTCTCACCCTACGACCTCACCCGCGGCCGCATCACCCGTCGCCTGTAA
- a CDS encoding PhoH family protein: MGVKIFARDSTLKLVGDADAVTKTATLIESLQETLKHKGRLEKDAVAKALESLAAQQSRHDTGAIHVYRHSAAIRPMTAGQAAYVRAIAENDLCFCLGPAGTGKTYLAVAMALSLLKVGRLKRIVLARPAVEAGEKLGYLPGDMQAKVNPYLRPLFDAMHDMMEFEQIKRFMLNDAIEVIPLAFMRGRTLNNAAIILDEAQNATIPQMLMFLTRMGEHSKMIITGDDSQSDLESKSASGLADAVRRLSNVEGIAVVRLSELDIVRHKLVTRIVQAYGDRTKKSGI, translated from the coding sequence ATGGGCGTCAAGATTTTCGCGCGGGACTCGACACTGAAGCTCGTCGGTGACGCCGATGCCGTCACCAAGACGGCCACGTTGATCGAGTCACTTCAGGAAACGCTCAAGCACAAGGGTCGATTGGAAAAGGACGCGGTCGCGAAAGCGCTCGAGTCGCTGGCGGCGCAGCAATCGCGGCACGACACCGGCGCGATTCACGTCTATCGCCATTCGGCCGCCATTCGGCCGATGACCGCCGGACAAGCGGCGTATGTCCGAGCGATCGCCGAAAACGACCTTTGCTTTTGCTTGGGTCCGGCGGGTACGGGCAAGACCTATCTGGCAGTTGCGATGGCGCTGTCGCTGCTCAAAGTCGGCCGGCTCAAGCGAATCGTCCTCGCACGACCCGCGGTGGAGGCGGGCGAAAAGCTCGGCTACCTGCCCGGAGACATGCAGGCGAAGGTGAATCCATACCTGCGTCCGCTCTTCGACGCGATGCACGACATGATGGAGTTCGAGCAGATCAAGCGATTCATGCTGAACGATGCCATTGAAGTGATTCCGCTGGCCTTCATGCGGGGCCGTACGCTGAATAACGCGGCGATCATCCTCGACGAGGCGCAGAACGCGACCATTCCGCAAATGCTGATGTTTCTGACGCGCATGGGCGAGCACAGCAAGATGATCATCACCGGCGACGACAGCCAGTCCGATCTGGAGAGCAAGAGTGCCAGCGGCCTGGCCGACGCGGTGCGCCGCCTCTCCAATGTGGAAGGCATTGCGGTGGTCCGGCTCAGCGAGCTGGACATCGTCCGTCATAAACTGGTGACGCGGATCGTCCAGGCGTACGGCGATCGAACGAAGAAATCGGGGATCTGA
- a CDS encoding phosphatidate cytidylyltransferase gives MLWQRLLFGAILIAVLVGLLYADSRLAAWVSQDAAEFRFDGAILTGTVAVLVFLGGLEITRLFRGAGHQPLTLWPSIVSSLIASIPFLCKSGLTGNWGLAKLSPAQLTVGALLTALFGVFFLVALRRRTDRAIGDMAVSIWPVLYLGLLPQFIVSIRLDGSPHGIAIVLFFIATVKICDIGAYFTGRAIGRHKLIIWLSPKKTWEGLCGGVVASIVLAVGVAKWIDGSQAAAFPPAFLTVGRAAIFGFLMAVIGQTGDLLESLIKRDAQAKDSAQAIPAFGGVLDILDSVLLTAPVAWWILIH, from the coding sequence ATGCTTTGGCAACGACTCCTCTTCGGCGCGATTCTCATTGCTGTGCTGGTCGGTCTGCTTTACGCGGATAGCCGACTGGCTGCGTGGGTGAGTCAGGATGCGGCGGAATTCAGGTTCGACGGGGCGATCTTGACTGGCACCGTCGCCGTTCTCGTTTTCCTGGGCGGGCTGGAAATCACTCGACTCTTTCGCGGCGCCGGTCACCAGCCGCTGACCCTCTGGCCTTCGATCGTCAGTTCACTCATTGCTTCCATTCCGTTTCTCTGCAAGAGCGGGCTTACAGGGAATTGGGGCTTGGCGAAGCTCTCCCCTGCCCAGTTAACCGTTGGCGCATTGCTCACGGCCCTGTTCGGCGTCTTTTTTCTCGTCGCGCTTCGACGGAGGACTGACCGAGCGATCGGCGACATGGCCGTGTCCATCTGGCCCGTGCTGTACCTGGGGTTGCTCCCGCAATTCATCGTTTCAATTCGGTTGGACGGTTCGCCGCACGGCATCGCCATCGTTCTCTTTTTCATCGCCACCGTGAAGATCTGTGACATTGGGGCCTACTTCACCGGCCGGGCCATCGGTCGGCACAAGCTCATCATCTGGCTGTCGCCCAAGAAGACCTGGGAGGGTCTTTGCGGGGGCGTTGTCGCTTCGATTGTGCTGGCGGTCGGCGTGGCGAAATGGATCGACGGGAGCCAGGCTGCGGCATTTCCCCCGGCCTTTCTCACCGTCGGGCGGGCCGCGATTTTCGGGTTTCTGATGGCGGTGATCGGGCAGACCGGCGACTTGCTCGAATCGCTGATCAAACGCGACGCACAGGCCAAGGACTCGGCCCAGGCGATTCCGGCCTTCGGCGGCGTGCTGGACATTCTCGATTCCGTGCTGCTGACGGCTCCCGTGGCATGGTGGATTCTGATACATTAA
- the recA gene encoding recombinase RecA has translation MSSGDGKRQQALDRALQQIEKTYGKGAIMQLDANLSAAKDGISTGALSLDLALGGAGLPRGRIVEIFGPESSGKTTLALHVIAAAQRADGVAAFVDAEHALDPAWMKRCGVNPETLLVSQPDCGEQALEITDMLVRSNAVDVIVVDSVAALTPKSELEGEMGQASVGVQARLMSQGMRKLTAGIAKSRSIVIFINQIREKIGVMFGSPETTPGGRALKFYSSIRIDVRRIASIKEGDKVTGSQVKARVVKNKVAPPFRETLFDIMFDSGISREGDLIELGIKHTLIERQGAWLRYGDVQLGQGKENAKVFLKDNPQLFEEIRIKILEVNGLLGGAKPEAEKDAKEAKEAQATSKAEPAGKVEAPVSKSVPAVKGRPGAVGRKTAVGAR, from the coding sequence ATGTCTAGTGGTGACGGCAAACGGCAGCAGGCACTGGATCGGGCCCTGCAACAAATCGAGAAGACCTATGGCAAAGGCGCCATCATGCAATTGGACGCGAATCTCTCCGCGGCCAAGGACGGCATCAGCACGGGAGCCCTTTCGCTGGACCTGGCCCTCGGCGGAGCGGGCCTGCCGCGGGGGAGAATCGTCGAGATCTTCGGTCCCGAGTCGAGCGGCAAGACGACGCTGGCGCTGCACGTCATCGCCGCGGCGCAGCGGGCCGACGGGGTGGCGGCCTTTGTCGACGCGGAACACGCACTGGACCCCGCCTGGATGAAGCGCTGCGGCGTGAACCCCGAGACGCTCCTGGTGAGCCAGCCGGACTGCGGCGAGCAGGCGCTGGAGATTACCGACATGCTCGTCCGATCGAACGCGGTCGACGTGATCGTCGTGGACTCGGTCGCCGCCCTGACACCCAAGAGCGAGTTGGAGGGCGAGATGGGGCAGGCCTCGGTCGGCGTGCAGGCCCGGCTGATGAGCCAAGGCATGCGAAAACTGACGGCGGGCATCGCCAAAAGTCGATCGATCGTCATCTTCATCAACCAGATTCGCGAGAAAATCGGTGTGATGTTCGGCAGTCCTGAGACGACGCCGGGCGGTAGGGCCCTGAAGTTCTACAGTTCGATCCGCATCGACGTGCGACGCATCGCCTCGATCAAGGAGGGCGACAAGGTCACCGGCAGCCAGGTGAAGGCCCGCGTGGTCAAGAACAAGGTCGCTCCGCCCTTTCGCGAGACCCTGTTCGACATCATGTTCGACTCCGGCATCAGCCGGGAGGGCGATCTCATCGAACTGGGCATCAAACATACGCTCATCGAGCGACAGGGGGCGTGGCTGCGATACGGCGACGTTCAGCTTGGACAGGGCAAGGAAAACGCCAAGGTCTTCCTCAAGGACAATCCGCAGCTCTTCGAGGAGATTCGGATCAAGATTCTCGAGGTGAACGGGCTGCTCGGCGGAGCGAAGCCGGAGGCCGAGAAGGATGCCAAAGAGGCCAAAGAGGCCCAGGCAACGAGCAAGGCGGAACCCGCGGGAAAAGTCGAAGCGCCGGTGAGCAAGTCCGTTCCCGCGGTAAAGGGCCGACCCGGCGCGGTCGGGCGTAAGACGGCGGTAGGGGCAAGGTGA
- a CDS encoding NAD-binding protein — protein sequence MNQLHIDQLQAPQSGRSRLKIRLWREWCFYRAALGHLWKRLLLMLAILLAGGFAFRAMEPEKQLSLPKATYYTFSLIFGEPPEEFPESVLLQVMFFLVPILGLTVIIEGIVDLAVLVGDRRRFERSWCATMAASLTNHIILIGLGKLGYRTYRLLHRLGEPIVVIERDAQCQFLDTIRRNGTPLLIGDARRNALLEDANIRHAKSIVLAADDDLANLEIALDARGMKPDIRVVLRMFDQNMADKIRQGFDIHIAMSQSAISAPAFAVAAIESSIVGSFIVGEQLIVMQRWDVREEGPFASKTVGQIMTQFGVGVTQHSPAGGGEIRLFPPPDTVIQPGDVLLLQAPYHTIQGLRSRVTAHSHA from the coding sequence ATGAACCAACTCCATATCGATCAGCTTCAGGCTCCGCAGTCCGGAAGGAGTCGGCTTAAGATTCGCCTCTGGCGAGAGTGGTGCTTCTATCGCGCTGCCCTGGGCCACCTGTGGAAGCGGCTCCTGCTGATGCTGGCCATACTCCTGGCCGGCGGCTTCGCCTTTCGGGCTATGGAGCCGGAAAAGCAACTCTCCCTTCCCAAGGCCACCTATTACACCTTCAGCCTGATCTTCGGCGAGCCGCCCGAGGAGTTCCCGGAATCCGTTCTGCTACAGGTAATGTTCTTCCTCGTGCCCATCCTGGGCCTCACCGTCATCATCGAGGGAATCGTCGATCTGGCCGTGCTGGTGGGAGACCGTCGGCGATTTGAAAGGAGCTGGTGTGCGACCATGGCGGCATCATTGACCAACCACATCATTCTCATCGGGCTCGGTAAGCTCGGCTATCGCACTTATCGCCTCCTGCACCGCCTCGGCGAGCCGATCGTGGTCATCGAGCGCGATGCTCAGTGCCAGTTTCTCGACACGATTCGCCGAAACGGCACGCCGCTGCTCATCGGCGACGCCCGCCGCAATGCCCTGCTGGAAGACGCGAATATCCGCCACGCCAAGAGCATCGTCCTCGCGGCCGACGATGACCTTGCCAATCTGGAAATCGCCCTGGATGCTCGCGGCATGAAGCCGGACATCCGCGTGGTCTTGCGCATGTTCGACCAGAACATGGCCGACAAGATCCGCCAGGGGTTCGACATTCACATTGCCATGAGCCAGTCAGCGATCAGCGCGCCGGCCTTCGCCGTCGCCGCGATCGAGTCCTCCATCGTCGGCAGCTTCATCGTCGGCGAGCAGCTCATCGTCATGCAGCGATGGGACGTCCGCGAGGAAGGCCCCTTCGCCAGCAAGACCGTCGGGCAGATCATGACGCAGTTCGGCGTCGGCGTGACTCAGCATTCCCCGGCAGGCGGTGGGGAGATTCGCCTGTTTCCGCCGCCCGACACGGTCATTCAGCCCGGAGACGTTCTTCTGCTGCAGGCGCCCTATCACACGATTCAGGGGCTAAGGTCGCGTGTGACGGCTCATTCCCACGCATGA
- a CDS encoding zf-HC2 domain-containing protein — MMGCEKTRIRLDDWLDGLLDESARGEVNDHLAFCDECRARFKRHVDLQGDLVELGVLADRIATGESRIASSRSWRVGRVAVTAAAAVMLVWAGTHFARSWRIAQEPGSVESPVLTVAASEQPLPLGDLMVSRIDATQISIKGGPECVAVNVQTSNPKIQIVWLYGECQSPATPVKDETDTKLNPARRL, encoded by the coding sequence ATGATGGGCTGCGAAAAGACTCGGATTCGCCTCGACGACTGGCTGGACGGCCTGCTCGATGAATCGGCGCGCGGCGAGGTCAACGATCATCTGGCCTTTTGCGACGAGTGCCGGGCGCGGTTCAAGCGGCATGTCGATTTGCAGGGCGACCTGGTCGAGCTTGGGGTCCTTGCGGATCGAATCGCGACGGGCGAGTCCCGGATAGCGTCGAGTCGAAGTTGGCGCGTCGGCCGTGTCGCCGTGACGGCAGCCGCCGCGGTGATGTTGGTCTGGGCCGGGACGCACTTCGCGCGTTCATGGAGGATCGCGCAAGAGCCGGGAAGTGTTGAGAGTCCTGTCCTGACCGTCGCCGCGAGCGAACAGCCTCTTCCACTGGGCGACCTGATGGTCAGCCGAATCGATGCAACCCAAATCAGCATCAAGGGAGGCCCGGAGTGCGTCGCGGTCAACGTGCAGACCTCCAATCCGAAAATCCAGATCGTGTGGCTGTACGGGGAATGCCAGAGCCCGGCGACTCCGGTGAAGGACGAAACTGATACCAAACTCAATCCCGCAAGGAGACTTTGA
- a CDS encoding sigma-70 family RNA polymerase sigma factor, with product MPDVPNQSRQAPASAADSVTSLRIDALRQRATRLAVKLVWNTADADELVQEAFRIAVSSGLGFDEERFEPWMLRTVGNLCLNLRRRRRAEPLGPWIDAKTTETPSDIAQHRERLERIRLEISRLPAQQRLVITLRSMEQISYAEIAVVMELSEAAVRGHVHLARKKLSELFEGIGS from the coding sequence ATGCCGGACGTCCCAAATCAATCGAGACAGGCGCCGGCATCGGCTGCGGACTCGGTGACGTCTCTGCGCATCGACGCCCTGAGGCAGCGCGCGACCCGGCTCGCGGTCAAGCTCGTCTGGAATACCGCGGACGCGGACGAACTCGTGCAGGAGGCCTTCCGCATCGCGGTGTCGTCGGGCTTGGGATTCGATGAGGAGAGATTCGAACCGTGGATGCTTCGGACGGTCGGCAACTTGTGTCTGAATCTTCGTCGGAGGCGGCGCGCTGAACCGCTGGGGCCGTGGATTGATGCAAAGACAACCGAGACACCGTCAGACATCGCCCAGCATCGCGAGCGACTGGAGCGGATTCGACTGGAGATCTCGCGGCTGCCGGCGCAACAACGGTTGGTAATCACGCTTCGGAGCATGGAGCAGATTAGCTACGCGGAGATTGCCGTGGTCATGGAATTGTCGGAAGCGGCGGTGAGGGGTCACGTGCATCTGGCGCGGAAGAAGCTCTCAGAATTGTTTGAGGGAATTGGATCATGA
- a CDS encoding PEP-CTERM sorting domain-containing protein (PEP-CTERM proteins occur, often in large numbers, in the proteomes of bacteria that also encode an exosortase, a predicted intramembrane cysteine proteinase. The presence of a PEP-CTERM domain at a protein's C-terminus predicts cleavage within the sorting domain, followed by covalent anchoring to some some component of the (usually Gram-negative) cell surface. Many PEP-CTERM proteins exhibit an unusual sequence composition that includes large numbers of potential glycosylation sites. Expression of one such protein has been shown restore the ability of a bacterium to form floc, a type of biofilm.) — MTTTDSKTTDGTTRCRLLAPLALLVGASLCLTVILWATPVRGDIEQKSEFDSRAVVVPEPATLAYVAVTAVALFRRRRPKTIHQGRR, encoded by the coding sequence ATGACAACAACAGATTCCAAGACAACAGATGGCACAACACGTTGCCGCCTGCTCGCGCCGCTGGCCCTGCTCGTTGGGGCCTCACTGTGCCTTACAGTAATCCTGTGGGCAACACCGGTTCGCGGTGACATCGAACAGAAATCCGAGTTCGATTCCCGCGCCGTCGTCGTTCCGGAGCCGGCAACACTCGCCTACGTCGCCGTCACGGCCGTAGCGCTCTTCCGCCGTCGTCGCCCCAAGACCATCCATCAGGGTCGCAGGTAA
- a CDS encoding NAD(+)/NADH kinase: MTKNPQIKRIFLIGNAAKPGVPETFSRLRGMLESKGLLVGSDLDCKLGEIMKAGPDMVIALGGDGTILSVGQAMQHKQVPIVGVNMGKLGYLANFTADELLIHFDQVLSDPELVTQRMMLDVWLTDSKDKRLAGVALNDCVIRVAEPFRTVGLSVDIDDHPVTTIVSDGLIIATPTGSTAHNMSCGGPIVQPDVEAIILTPLCPHSMTHRPVVVGPQSVVSIAVRMTSEGAAMVLDGQYVCPIPGGTRIELRRSSSSFLLVRNPQRKSWDTLVQKLKWGQALT; encoded by the coding sequence ATGACGAAGAACCCTCAGATTAAACGGATATTTCTTATCGGGAATGCGGCCAAGCCGGGGGTGCCTGAGACATTTTCCCGTTTGCGTGGCATGCTCGAATCGAAGGGTCTGCTGGTGGGTTCGGACCTCGACTGCAAGCTCGGGGAGATCATGAAAGCCGGGCCGGACATGGTGATCGCGCTGGGCGGCGATGGGACGATCCTTTCCGTGGGTCAGGCGATGCAGCATAAGCAGGTGCCGATCGTCGGCGTCAACATGGGGAAGCTCGGCTACCTCGCCAACTTCACTGCTGACGAATTGCTGATCCACTTCGATCAGGTTCTGAGCGACCCGGAACTCGTCACGCAGCGCATGATGCTCGATGTCTGGCTGACCGATTCCAAGGACAAGCGCCTTGCGGGCGTCGCGCTGAACGATTGCGTCATTCGCGTGGCCGAGCCGTTTCGAACGGTGGGGCTGTCGGTGGACATTGACGATCATCCGGTGACGACGATTGTGAGCGACGGGCTCATCATCGCGACGCCGACGGGCTCGACGGCACACAATATGTCGTGCGGAGGGCCGATTGTTCAGCCGGATGTTGAGGCGATTATTCTGACTCCGTTGTGCCCCCACTCGATGACGCATCGGCCGGTGGTGGTGGGGCCGCAGTCGGTTGTTTCGATCGCGGTTCGGATGACGAGCGAAGGCGCGGCGATGGTCCTGGACGGACAGTATGTGTGCCCGATTCCAGGTGGGACGCGGATTGAACTGCGGCGTTCATCGAGCAGCTTCCTTCTCGTGCGCAATCCGCAGCGCAAGAGCTGGGACACGCTGGTTCAGAAGCTCAAGTGGGGCCAGGCGCTGACGTGA
- a CDS encoding type II secretion system F family protein, protein MAKFQYEAMNAAGQEVKDEIDAPTSEDAIAKIRGLGYFPTKVKQKGGAKKAAAAGAGGMPKRRKAALGKVSTKQLTQFTRQLSTLMDAGLPILRSIRILEQQQKPGTLRVALRYVGEDVEGGATLSEAMARHPKVFDRLYSNMIAAGEAGGVLDVILQRLADFMEKAQKLKRKVIGAMIYPVCVIGFAFMIVAGIMYFVVPKFKTIFADFDTALPGITQLLLDMSDWMVGDTLDASGQPAKMLIPGWAYILVSPFLMLITYKTVMRFQGGRMFLDIVKLKIPILGTILSKSGVARFTRTLGTLVAAGVPILEALNITKDTSGNEVYARALGKVHDSIREGESFAGPLKATKVVDNLVVNMIDVGEETGDLDKMLIKVADNYDDEVETLVAGLVSLLEPVMVIVLGGIVGFIVIALFLPMVSLVNSLTGGGG, encoded by the coding sequence ATGGCCAAATTCCAGTACGAAGCGATGAACGCGGCGGGTCAGGAAGTCAAAGACGAGATCGACGCGCCGACATCCGAAGACGCGATCGCCAAGATTCGCGGCCTTGGATATTTCCCGACCAAGGTCAAGCAGAAAGGCGGCGCGAAGAAGGCCGCCGCGGCCGGCGCCGGGGGAATGCCCAAGCGCCGAAAAGCGGCACTCGGCAAAGTCTCCACCAAACAGCTCACCCAGTTTACTCGCCAGCTCTCCACGCTCATGGACGCCGGTCTGCCGATTCTTCGCTCGATTCGCATTCTCGAACAGCAGCAAAAGCCCGGCACCCTGCGCGTCGCCCTTCGCTATGTCGGCGAAGACGTGGAAGGCGGCGCGACGCTCTCCGAGGCGATGGCCCGCCACCCCAAGGTCTTCGACCGCTTGTACTCAAACATGATCGCCGCCGGCGAGGCGGGCGGTGTGCTCGACGTCATTCTCCAGCGCCTGGCCGACTTCATGGAAAAGGCCCAGAAGCTCAAGCGAAAAGTCATCGGCGCCATGATCTACCCCGTCTGCGTCATCGGCTTCGCCTTCATGATCGTGGCCGGCATCATGTACTTCGTCGTCCCGAAGTTTAAGACCATCTTCGCCGACTTCGACACCGCCCTGCCCGGCATCACCCAGCTCCTCCTCGATATGTCCGACTGGATGGTCGGCGACACCTTGGACGCCAGCGGGCAACCGGCCAAGATGCTCATCCCCGGGTGGGCTTATATCCTCGTATCCCCATTCTTAATGCTCATTACCTACAAGACAGTCATGCGCTTCCAGGGAGGGCGCATGTTCCTCGACATCGTGAAACTCAAAATCCCCATCCTCGGAACGATCCTCAGTAAGTCCGGCGTCGCCAGATTCACCCGTACCCTCGGCACCCTGGTCGCCGCGGGCGTCCCCATCCTTGAGGCGCTCAACATCACCAAAGACACCTCCGGCAACGAGGTGTATGCCCGAGCCTTGGGCAAGGTTCACGACTCCATCCGCGAGGGCGAGTCATTCGCCGGTCCGCTGAAGGCCACCAAGGTCGTCGACAACCTCGTCGTCAATATGATCGACGTCGGCGAAGAAACCGGAGACCTCGACAAGATGCTCATCAAGGTCGCCGACAACTACGACGACGAAGTCGAGACCCTCGTCGCCGGCCTGGTCAGCCTCCTCGAGCCGGTCATGGTCATCGTCCTCGGCGGCATCGTCGGCTTTATCGTCATCGCCCTGTTTCTCCCGATGGTCAGCTTGGTAAACAGCCTGACCGGCGGCGGCGGATGA
- a CDS encoding type II secretion system protein, with product MRLQLTSRSTRSRRPAWSLAEILVTTGIIGVLGGALVVGSRVVSASRKTASAKLQLRLIAEAADRYAEYWPKWKIGSVTIADKGWPDAFPGRVFATCNSTFGPFEEVMNFNDTIDLSTPADWIAQSGHIVNSNVCLAYQLRASAGNGPFIGEPRGVNLVTSETVVGVGSPAVLVPSFDTSCVPSGGAAKPAEVFLDPWGTPLRYFWVYRDATRTSHRGFLPVDFAPLANDSSAYGVFNMAFNQPAAATATQVASGYVLESAGPDKKFGNVWKINPSVQEIADADDNPVVMHP from the coding sequence ATGCGGCTTCAATTGACATCCCGATCGACCCGCTCGCGGCGCCCGGCATGGTCGCTGGCGGAGATTCTGGTCACAACTGGAATCATCGGCGTCCTCGGCGGCGCCCTCGTCGTCGGCAGCCGCGTCGTGAGCGCATCGCGAAAAACCGCGTCCGCGAAGCTGCAACTCCGGCTCATCGCCGAGGCCGCCGACCGCTACGCAGAGTACTGGCCCAAATGGAAAATCGGTTCCGTCACCATTGCCGACAAGGGCTGGCCCGACGCGTTTCCAGGCCGCGTCTTCGCGACGTGCAACAGCACTTTCGGCCCGTTTGAAGAAGTCATGAACTTCAATGACACAATCGATTTGTCCACGCCCGCCGACTGGATTGCTCAGTCAGGTCACATTGTCAATTCAAACGTATGCCTTGCCTATCAACTTCGCGCTTCGGCCGGCAATGGCCCTTTCATTGGCGAACCGCGCGGCGTGAACCTTGTCACCAGCGAGACGGTCGTCGGCGTCGGATCACCCGCTGTTCTCGTCCCGAGTTTCGATACGAGTTGCGTCCCCTCCGGCGGCGCGGCCAAACCCGCCGAAGTCTTTCTCGATCCCTGGGGCACGCCGCTTCGCTATTTCTGGGTATATCGCGACGCCACGCGCACATCCCATCGAGGATTTCTTCCCGTGGACTTCGCGCCGCTCGCAAATGACTCGAGCGCCTATGGCGTCTTCAACATGGCCTTCAACCAGCCCGCGGCGGCGACCGCGACGCAGGTGGCCTCAGGCTACGTCCTGGAGTCCGCCGGTCCCGACAAGAAATTCGGAAACGTCTGGAAGATCAACCCATCCGTACAGGAAATCGCCGACGCGGACGACAATCCGGTCGTCATGCACCCATGA
- a CDS encoding type II secretion system protein: MNTMRFDISTACQTRSDHASAAAPSCAGDSAPFSRVVPRSAFTLIEMLVTVAVVSVALSFSAFAFNKATEANILAQAKNAVLTYAKLARSYAIANQIETMLVVNPYNGRFEIWHLNPPSGGGPFDVFSSGSPPAPVTGPTNMDSYAFAPVLDSGARLPFDRNGRPLAIVNPIDFDDDLRRPFSGDTDQQLDNLTWAAFCFNRSGELVIRTRRIATRSYTLRDGSLRPASQRNRLIDETPDLAIFMDPSLSATDRFLVFGGPTGDTPITSTRGFVISEGPKLRQVVPATTETSSRVVGLWLSEALPGGLYADFASTVILNRYSGEELTGDR; the protein is encoded by the coding sequence ATGAACACGATGCGCTTCGACATTTCGACCGCCTGCCAGACACGCAGCGACCACGCCAGCGCCGCCGCGCCCTCATGCGCGGGTGACTCAGCGCCTTTCTCCCGGGTTGTCCCGCGGAGCGCCTTTACCCTCATCGAAATGCTCGTGACCGTGGCCGTCGTCTCCGTCGCCCTGTCGTTCAGTGCCTTCGCCTTCAACAAGGCGACCGAGGCGAACATTCTCGCCCAGGCGAAGAACGCCGTCCTCACCTATGCCAAGCTCGCCCGAAGCTACGCCATCGCCAACCAGATCGAAACCATGCTGGTCGTAAACCCCTACAACGGCCGCTTCGAAATCTGGCATCTCAATCCGCCGTCCGGAGGCGGGCCCTTCGACGTGTTCTCATCCGGCTCGCCCCCGGCCCCCGTCACCGGCCCGACAAACATGGACAGCTATGCGTTCGCCCCGGTCCTCGACTCCGGCGCCCGCCTGCCGTTCGACCGAAACGGTCGCCCGCTGGCCATCGTCAATCCCATCGATTTCGACGACGACCTGCGCCGTCCCTTCTCCGGCGACACCGACCAGCAGTTGGACAATCTGACATGGGCCGCGTTCTGTTTCAATCGATCGGGCGAACTCGTCATCCGCACGCGCCGGATCGCGACGCGATCCTACACGCTGCGAGACGGCTCGCTTCGTCCGGCCAGCCAGCGCAACCGGCTCATCGATGAAACACCGGACCTGGCGATCTTCATGGACCCGTCCCTGTCTGCCACTGATCGATTCCTGGTCTTCGGCGGCCCCACTGGCGACACGCCGATTACATCGACGCGCGGTTTTGTCATCTCCGAGGGACCGAAGCTCCGGCAGGTAGTGCCTGCAACTACGGAGACCTCCTCTCGCGTCGTCGGGCTCTGGCTGTCCGAGGCCCTGCCCGGCGGGCTCTACGCCGATTTCGCGTCGACCGTCATCCTGAACCGCTACTCCGGCGAAGAACTTACGGGGGACCGCTGA